In Dermacentor variabilis isolate Ectoservices chromosome 11, ASM5094787v1, whole genome shotgun sequence, one genomic interval encodes:
- the LOC142563839 gene encoding transmembrane protein 216-like: MASAPDGDEILSSLPYQVLLVFGGWFYVLFAAVELFLLLFKGLSFPYPSGNMATEVCLLAFLTVIESVRISLGKRGNLTERSPCLALSVVLTVPSVLGALYFLLWQTYVLRLDWVLAAGQVALQALQTLLAITTMVATK; the protein is encoded by the exons CTCTCATCATTGCCATACCAGGTGCTGTTGGTGTTTGGCGGTTGGTTCTATGTCCTGTTTGCAGCCGTGGAGCTGTTCCTCCTGCTTTTCAAAG GGCTGAGCTTTCCTTACCCAAGTGGCAACATGGCCACCGAGGTGTGCCTGCTGGCCTTCCTGACGGTCATCGAGAGCGTCCGCATCAGCCTAG GCAAGCGGGGAAACCTGACAGAGCGCAGCCCCTGCCTGGCCCTCTCGGTGGTGCTGACGGTGCCGTCGGTACTTGGGGCGCTCTACTTCCTGCTGTGGCAGACGTACGTGCTGCGGCTGGACTGGGTTCTGGCGGCAGGGCAGGTGGCGCTGCAGGCACTTCAGACGCTGTTAGCCATCACCACCATGGTGGCCACCAAGTGA